One part of the Vicia villosa cultivar HV-30 ecotype Madison, WI linkage group LG6, Vvil1.0, whole genome shotgun sequence genome encodes these proteins:
- the LOC131611218 gene encoding copper transport protein ATX1-like: MSCSGCSGAVNRVLEKMEGVESFEIDMKEQNVTVKGNVKPQDVFDTVSKTGKKTEFWVEPGNKPVETATEVEPDSKLSEATAIVSVEPDNKPSENITAVSTELENKSFETATIAA, translated from the exons ATGTCATGCTCAGGTTGTTCTGGTGCAGTCAATAGAGTTTTGGAAAAAATGGAAG GTGTAGAATCATTTGAGATTGATATGAAGGAACAAAATGTGACTGTGAAAGGAAATGTGAAGCCACAAGATGTTTTTGACACTGTTTCCAAAACTGGAAAGAAAACTGAATTCTGGGTGGAGCCTGGAAATAAGCCCGTAGAAACTGCAACTGAAGTTGAACCTGATAGCAAGCTTTCAGAAGCTACAGCTATTGTCTCTGTTGAGCCTGATAACAAGCCTTCAGAAAATATCACTGCTGTCTCTACTGAGCTAGAGAACAAGTCTTTTGAAACTGCCACTATTGCTGCCTAA